A region of the Lytechinus pictus isolate F3 Inbred unplaced genomic scaffold, Lp3.0 scaffold_20, whole genome shotgun sequence genome:
CAAGGGGTGTATAAACGGCAAGTATATTTGCTTCTGATAAGACATTTAAGATTCAtgcttttatcaaaataaatttgttttcttgatgtttcggaagggggggggggggtgtcccctTTTGCCTGATTGTAAGGGGATACAATTTCCATACCAAAATctgtttttatcaattttaatgatattttgttcTGAGATGTTTGGATAATTGGGCGATTGTGTTCTTATTTTGTCTATATGAATCGATTAATGGTTGAATTTTGTCTCAATGATTATAGAAATTCTGTGAAAGCTATGATATTGGAATAACACAGTTTTACTGCTCCATCATCGCCATTagtattacttttattacatctttgtctgtttttttttttttttttttttttgggggggggggggggctccagcCTCCCCATGTACACTCAGTGCTGAATATGCTGAATGTAAATTCCTTTGTTGTCGCTGAATTCAGATCATGGTTGCTTGTTCATTTCCAAGCGGAATGGGTGTAGATTTCTACGCGTTCTTGAAATGTACTCCAGCATAACAGGTGGTTTGAGACAAAAGACGCAGGTGGTTGGTATGGTTGGCTGCCAGGTCAAAATGTACCAGTATTCCAAAACTTCGGCAAGTAGATAGAGCATGTATAGGTCCATGGATATAGGAAATTAATGGACAAATGAAATCAGCCAAAAACGGAAGGACGTTGTTCTATAAGGGGCAAAGaataaaatcaaagaagcaAAATGCAAAAGCAAACTATAACCAGacaaaaataaatctaaatttCATTAGTCacaaaaaaagagattttcTCGACAAAAGTTAATCTATAAGCCTGAAACCTTATAAGCTCTTCAAGCCATTACAATTTTCACACTCACATTTGCTTCTGCCTTTACTGTAAATGCAAAATCAAATACAACATCTATATCTCATTATGATCtaagaaagttatttttttttaattttaggcaatatttgaaaatgcgtTCATTTAAAGTTGAAACGCAAAGAAATTTCCAAAACATTAAGCCCGCCCCCAAAACGAATTTGTTTCCTCTGACGAGTACCGTGGTATCGAAGTAACATGAATAAAATCATGACATCCAAAACGAAATTACAATAAAGTTGACGTCATCATGTGTTATGTTCTCGTGTTGTGGTTCTTAAAGGGATACATAATAATGAGATAATAGCACAGCGATGTAGAGTAGTGTCTGCCATTTAATGTTACGCCATCTTGCTCTCTCTCGCGCATGCGTACAAGGCTGCTCATGAAGCTTGCGTCGTTAGTCTTCAGTTCATACATCACATTCCTCCCCTTTTAATTGGGAGCATATCCTGCTTCATTTCAACTGGCTAATGTAATACATTCACTACCCATGTATAACACTAAATACAACAAGTAACACTGTATAACTTGTAACCAGATAACAGTAATACTAAAATAGGCATGCTAGGCTAAACTTCGCCATAATACTTTGCTTACTCAACAATTAACCATAATCAATTAAACATACATGGCTATTTCAAACTAACCTCTTTGAATATACTTCATCCTAAATCTCACTTTATAAAGAAATAGCTACAGGTGGCATTTTACTTCATTGGGTTATCTGTTAATTGTTCACTAGCATAAACTGTGTGACTCTTATATCACATGAatcaaataataatgtaatCCTTAAGACTGTATCACTGTATCATATACTAAACCTTATCAATAAGTTTGCATAAATGTGTTTGCATCAATGAATAATGTCTCGTGAATGACTCCAAATACAATTTTCACGACTCATATAACGGCTAAAATCTAAATCTCAGACTAGTTTACTATATACAATGCGAGTTATGTGCTTTTCATATTTCCAATAAACAAACTTTCAAGATTACAGCACTTGTGATTGTCATTATTTTCCTccatatcaaatttaaaggtaACACTTTTTCTCTCTACCTATAGAACTTCATTCTTCTCTCcaccctcaatttttttttttaaatcattcaaCTATCAAATTGAATTACCAATTTATAACATACCTCTTtccttttgtttacaaattagtATCAATACCAACTAGAAGCCTTCTAACGTGGCTATAAGTGTTTCTCCTAACTGTACTGTCCAACAACTATTTACAATCAGGTTAACagcttttttccttttttttttatttttttttttattttttagctgCTATTGTGTATAGCTTTAATGATATACAATGAAATCTCTTAACTTTGAGGGTGTCTTTGACTTCCGGTTGGACATTCGTCTTTCTGACATGACTTTAGTATTTGGCATGTTTGGCATGACAGCTCCATCAGAATCACTTAGTGACTCTGTTTGGACCTGCTGTGACATGGCTGTAGTATCAGCGATACTCTGTTCAGTGTTTGAAATTAAGGATTCGCTAGTACTAGGTGCCATATTGGGATTTTCTGTTGTCTGGCTTGGATACTGCGTCTGTTGAATCAGAATCTCTGGTTGTAGATTGGTGTTCTGATCAGGCATTTCTTCCTTGTCATGATCATTTCCATGCGATATAGTGTAAAGTCTAATGTGATCCACATGGCGACGTACCTCTCTACCATCCTGTAACTCTATCACGTACATGACTTCATTGAGTTTTTCGGTTACTATTCCTCTGAGCCAAGTTGGTCCGGCTGCAAAGTTCTTCACCAAGACAGTATCATTCAACTTGAACTGTCTCATCTTTGAGCGCTTGTCTGCCGCCTGTTTCATTGCAGATTGCTGCTTCTGAACCGACTTGTGCAGGTTCGGACGGACATGATCCATTCTACTTCTGATCCTCCTTTTGAACATTAGTTCACTTGGTGTTTTCATGGTAGTTCCTTGTGGAGTTATCCGATAGGTCATTAGGAATACTTGGATGCGCATCTCCAATGATGTTCCACTGGTTTTCTTCACTCCACTTTTCAAGGTTTGCACAGCCCTTTCCGCAAGGCCATTGCTGGAAGGGTGTTTTGGGGCTGTTTGCACATGTTCTACATTGTTGTTGAACAGGAAGTTCGAAAAGTCTTCAGAGACAAACTGGGTGCCGTTGTCACTTACGACTGTTTCTGGAATACCATACGTTGCAAACAGGCGTCGCATGGCAGTGACTGTAGCAGCTGCAGTGGCGTGTGCTACTCTAATAGCTTCAATCCACTTGGTGTATGCGTCAACAACAATCAGCACGTTCTGGTTATCGATGTAGGCGTAATCGATGTGGATCCTACTCCAGGGACGTTCTGGGAACTCCCATGGGTGGATAGGGGCAGGTGGTGGGCTTCGCTGGTGCTCCTGACAAGTTGTACAGGTCTTCACCTTCTCTTCCAACATTTTGTCGATGCCTGGCCACCATACAAAGGATCGTGCAAGTGCTTTCATCTTGACTATGCCTGGATGAGTCCCATGAAGTTCATCAAGGATTCTTTGTCTCATCTGCTTGTTGTCTGGAATGACCACTCTATGCCCCCATAATATGATGTCATCCTCAATCGAGAGTTCCTCCTTCTTCTGCGCAAAGGCTTTGAGCTCTGGTGGAACGCTCTTGGGGTTTGGCCATCCATTCATCACATAGGCTGTTACTCTTGCGAGAACAGGATCCCTTTTGGTGATTCTTCTGACTTCATCGGCTTCAACTGGCCTTGTGTCAATATCCAGCATGTTGATTTGAACTGGCGGCTGCTCATCTAGCTCTGCAAGACTCTGATGCGACCACACTGTTTCATCATCTGCCAAGGGTAGGCGTGAAAGGGCGTCTGCATTCTGGTGCTGTTTACCTTCCTTGTATTTGATGTCATAGTCGTAGGCTGAGAGGATCATGTGCCACCTGGCTAACCTTGCAGAGGCCATGGGGCTTGCAGGTTTGGTGTCACCGAATATGCCTAACAGCGGCTTGTGGTCTGTGACGATTGTAAATCGTCTTCCGTACAGGTACTTGTGAAATTTCTTTACACCGAAAATGACAGAGAGTCCTTCTTTTTCATATTGGGCGTAATTTGCTTCACTTCTAGTGAGCGTGCGTGATGCAAATGAAATGGGCTGCTCTAGACCGTCTGTTCCTACATGGCTGAGGACTACACCTAGACCATAGGGGCTTGCATCACATTGCAACAACAAAGGCTTACTGGGGTCATAGTGTGTCAACACTGTGTCACTCTGAACCAGTTCCTTTGACTTCTGGAAGGCTCTTTCTTGGTCTCTTCCCCACTTCAGGTTTGGATCTGCTTTGTTCCGGTCTCCCTGCTTCTTTGGCACTGAAGCATACTCTGCCTTCAACAGTGTTATTAGTGGGGCGATCTCTTTGGTCAAATTTGGTATAAACTTCCGATAGTAGCCAAGAAGTCCTAGGTATGCCTGTAGTTGACTCTGGTTCTGTGGTCTTGGAGTCTTCTTTATGGCTTCTATCTTGTCTGGGAGTGGGCTAACTCCATGTTGATCCAGCTTGTGGCCAAGGAACTCCACCGAGTCCATCATGAACTCACACTTTTCCCTTTTCAGTCGAAGTCCATTACTCTCTAGGCAATGCAGTACAGCTTGCAAGTTGGCAATGTGTTCTTCATCTGTCTTCCCGCTAACTATAATATCATCTAGGTACGGGCGACACATTGGTATGTCAGCTAAGAGTGACTCCATTGCTCTTTGGAAGAGCGCAGGGGCTGTGGCTATACCAAAGGGTAACCTAGTGTACTGAAAAAGTCCTCTGTGAGTATTTACTGTGGTGTACTTCCTTGCTTGTTCATCAAGTTCTATCTGGTGGTATGCATGTGAAAGGTCAAGCTTGCTGAACTGTTGACCTCCACCTAAGTCCTGGAGCATATCCTGGAGCGAAGGAATTGGGTACCGTTCCACCCTTAGAACTTTATTTGCTGTCAACTTATAGTTGCCACAGATGCGGACTTTACCATTTGGTTTCTTCACCACTACGATAGGACATGCGTAATCAGCAAACTTCACCGGCTCAATCACGCCTTGGTCCTGTAGCTCATCAATGGCTTCGTCAATTTTCTGGCGCATTGCATATGGGACTGGTGCAGCTTTGTAGAACCTGGCTTTATCTCCATCATCTTGAGGATGCACCTTTGCCTGGTAGCCTTCAAGTTTACCAACTTTTGAACAGTCAAACACTTGCTTGTGCTTCACTAACATGTCTTGTAAGGTAGCTTGTATCTTATGCACGGTTTCTGGATTGTTGGAAACATGTGTTTGAAGGTTGAGGCGATTCTGTAGGAATCTGTAGATTCCTTCTGGTGCGGCTTGCATCCAGTCTCGGCCCAGTAACGCAACACCTTTCTCAACTACAAGAAGTGTCAACTTCTTTGGTGGTTGGCTGGCATCAAACTTGACTTCTACCATTGCCTCACCAATGATTGGTACTGATGACTCTGTGTATGTTTTCAAGGAAACATTTGCTTGCTTCACATCAGCTCGATGTCCCAGTTTATGAAAATCCTGCTGCGACATCATCGTCCAGGGGCTTCCTGTGTCTATTTCTAAGTTAACTTGGATCCCATTTAGGCTTAGGCTAGTCTGGAACGGTTCACTGTACTTTGCCATCTTGTTTACCATTCCACCCCTAAGGTGTCTGAGTTCTCCACTAGGCATGTTTTCTATCAGTTCTGCACCTTCCTCACCATTCAAGTGGTTTGCATATTTCTTTCTAGATCTGTATTGCTTGATCTTCTCACACTGGCTGCGGGTGTGACCCACTTGAGAACACTGATAGCATTTCTCATCCTTAAATCTACATGCTGACTGGCCATGATCACCTGAACCACATCTCCAACATCTTGAGGCAGGTTTTTCCTGTTTCTTTTGGCTTGGCTTTTCCTGCACTTCCTGCTTCTGTCTTTGATGTGTATTTTTACGCGATGAGGACATAAATGGTTTACGCTGGCTTCTGCCCTCCATCTTCTGAACTGTAGGTGACTCGGTCCCTTTACTCAATACCTTGAGCTTTTCAACATCTCTGTCTGCTACCTCCATAGCTGTGGCGGTCTGAAGTGCATGTTGTAAGGTTAGGGATGACTCACTTAACAGCTTGCGTTGAATTGCGATATCCCGGCAACCCACTACTAAGCGGTCCCTAATCATGTTATCTAATTCTTTGAAATTACAGCCTTCGCTTAATTGGCGCAAATTTGCTACAAATTGCGGTATGGACTCATCTTGCTTTTGCACACAAGTGTAAAACCTATAGCGCTGAACAATTTCGGTAGGCTTTGGTACGAAGTGTGACGTAAGCGTAGTTTTGCATACTGTGTATGTTTGATCTATTGGTTTACTCGGCTGCAAGAGAGCTCTGAGAATGTGATAGCTCTTGCTACCAAGATTGGTCAGAAATATCGCCCTTCTTTTCCCATCATCCTGTATATTGTTAGCATCAAACCATGCTTCTAGGAGTTCAAGCCATTCGTCAAAATTGTACCCATCACTCAGTTTGGGCACACTACCTATATGTTGGCTTgccataattttgtttcatatgtTGTACAAAATTCAGCTGTTAACTTGATTGTGACTACACAATAGGTAGCTGTAACACTAAGTATATCAAGACTTATTGatcataaaatatgattttgatcttGCAATTGCGCGTAAGCAAAGCTTATTTTCTTAGTACATAATGCCTATACAAAGCATTATTGTATACCTGAAACAAAGCTAGAACGACATATATAGTCCAACGATTGACAATACTATATCACTACACACAACTGGTATATGTGGGACTACTCCCGTGTCGTGGGGCTGCAGTTATTCAATTGCATAGCAATTATAGGCACTGGGTCCTGGTCCTAATTGCTAAGTCTTAGACTATAATCGATCAACACTTTGGGCCTAAGTTATAGTCCTACAACTGATTAGACCTAGTCCTGTTTTTTTAAACCTGGACCTTCTTGTTGGTCCTAAATTTCATAGGCCTGGTCCTACTTGCATAGTCTTAGACCAGTTGACTGGACCAACTTGCTATATGACTACGGCATAAACTCAGCTTAAGTTTATAGTTATTTACTGTAGCATCAGATCTCAATTCAGTCTTGGACTTGGTCCTGTTGGTTCTAGACCTAGATCTATAATTGCTATTTTAATGACCTAAATCTAAATACTACCTAATTGAACCAGTGTAACAACTCACCAGGGCATGTACGGTACTTTGTTACATTAGACCAGATCTATGTTTCGACTAATTCTTTAGTTTAGTCCAACACGTTGCAAATACAACCATAATGTATTTTTTGGACCTGGACTAATTTGTCTTAATCTTACCTTTAGTCTTAGATTAAGCTTCagttcataataaataaatgctgtgtttattattattcataataagTCCATCAAAAAGTCTTTAAAGTCTTTGatgttttgtttctgtttcattcattaattatgcaGCTTGGCTTGAATTTGTATTGAGTCTTCTTGGCACGACAACTTTGTCCTGGCTTGCAGACTCAAAACTTGCTTGGCTGGACTTGACTAATGAATGCAACACCGTCTGGGCTGAACCTGGCAAAAGAGGTCTCGGCTGGGTCCTCGATCGGCTTGGTCCTTGGGCTCTGTTGCTTGCTGCTGGGCTGGGCTGCTTTGGAGACTTCGGGCTTGAAGTTGGCTCCAATAGTCAAATGTAGTAGTTAACAAGTAACATCTAGGGCTAGGCATAATTTACAGCAATTGTCAACGTTATGCCTATGCTACATATGGGCTGTAGACACTACATAACTCGGTCTCAATATAGGCTGGCATGAGCGGTGTGAGGCTTCTGCAAAGCGTTCATTTCAACAAGCCACATTCATCCGTCATCCAAATTACGGCTAGGCTGCGATTGACCGATCACACTATGCTTGCTTGCAGTTGCACTGCAGTGCAGTGTATCAATGACAATATCCGCGGCTAATTTCCAAAAGCTATCCGCAATGCATGTCACTTACTGGAAATCAAGTCCAACCCTTGTAAAAaagtactgcggtagtactgcGGTACAAGTACCgcagtactaccgcagtacaagtactgcggtagtactCGTGGTAAATTGGTCGGTactactgcggtagtaccgcggtagtaccgcagtacctgtactgcggtagtaccgcggtacctatactgcggtagtactgcagtagtaccgcagtacaggtactgcggtagtaccgcagtacctgtactgcggtagtaccgcggtacctatactgcggtagtaccgcagtagtactgcagtagtaccgcggtacctatactgcggtagtaccgcagtacaggtactgcggtagtaccgcggtacctgtactgcggtagtaccgcggtacctgtactgcggtagtaccgcggtacctgtactgcggtagtaccgcggtacctgtactgcggtagtaccgcagtacctgtactgcggtagtaccgcggtacctatactgcggtagtaccgcagtacaggtactgcggtagtaccgcggtacctgtactgcggtagtaccgcggtacctatactgcggtactaccgcagtagtACCGCTGTACCTGTAAACCTGTACTGCGATAGTACTGCGATAGTACCGTGGTACCTGTACCATGGTACTACCCTGGTGCTACTGCGGTACTTGCACACCTTTATGAAAACGATCACAATTTCATTTAGCTTAATCACAGTaataagaaaattacaaaagtattaatattataaaaagtttattttgagatatgtatatatatatatatatatatatatgttttaacaTCTGTAATCATGTACTTTCTTACTAACATGACTAAGTTTTGGCACACACAATGGCTAAATGGTTGGTTGAGGTAACGGGATTCCTGAAGTTTTAGCACACACAATGGCTGAATGGTTGGTTGAAGTAAAGGCAAGTTAAAGTTATATgcttaatattttacatgataaAAACTGTAGTGAAAATCATCTGTACTCGAGTTGcaacaaaaacaaagatatcTAACATCTCTACTTTAGTACTTTTATAACAACTATGACTAACGAGTTTTAGGTTCACGCACAATGTTTGTGGTGAAGGCAAGTTGAGATTACGCTTCATATAAAAAGTCTATACAATTTCCAAGAACTGTTGAGTTGTAAAACACTGTCCACGTACTTGTATCAAAGTTGCAACAAAAACATAAATCTTCCAATCTTTGACAAGGTAAGTAAATAGAAGTAAAACATGATTATTTAAAACCATTAAAACTAAACACATGCATCATATATGTAGAAATTGCAGCAGATAATCTATCAATAATATCTCAAAACTGTAGTTAAAAACATCTCTACTGAGTTGCAACAAAAACATGTAGATATCTAACATCTCTACTTTAGTACTTTTTTATAACTACTATGACTAACGAGTTTTAGGTTCGAGCACAATGTTTATGGTAAAGGCAAGTTGAGATTACGCTTCATataaagtctataaaattttcaaGAACTGTTGAGTTGTAAAACACGTACTTGTATCCAAGTTGGAACAAAAACATACATCAATCAAGTTCCTTCCAATCTTTGACAAGTAACACGAATAATACagtcaattcaatctttatttccaaataaagattgaattgagcGGAGAATTAAACTgaccataaatatatattataggtaATAAAGAGCAAAGAAAATGGGGTTCCATCGGG
Encoded here:
- the LOC135157809 gene encoding uncharacterized protein K02A2.6-like; the protein is MIRDRLVVGCRDIAIQRKLLSESSLTLQHALQTATAMEVADRDVEKLKVLSKGTESPTVQKMEGRSQRKPFMSSSRKNTHQRQKQEVQEKPSQKKQEKPASRCWRCGSGDHGQSACRFKDEKCYQCSQVGHTRSQCEKIKQYRSRKKYANHLNGEEGAELIENMPSGELRHLRGGMVNKMAKYSEPFQTSLSLNGIQVNLEIDTGSPWTMMSQQDFHKLGHRADVKQANVSLKTYTESSVPIIGEAMVEVKFDASQPPKKLTLLVVEKGVALLGRDWMQAAPEGIYRFLQNRLNLQTHVSNNPETVHKIQATLQDMLVKHKQVFDCSKVGKLEGYQAKVHPQDDGDKARFYKAAPVPYAMRQKIDEAIDELQDQGVIEPVKFADYACPIVVVKKPNGKVRICGNYKLTANKVLRVERYPIPSLQDMLQDLGGGQQFSKLDLSHAYHQIELDEQARKYTTVNTHRGLFQYTRLPFGIATAPALFQRAMESLLADIPMCRPYLDDIIVSGKTDEEHIANLQAVLHCLESNGLRLKREKCEFMMDSVEFLGHKLDQHGVSPLPDKIEAIKKTPRPQNQSQLQAYLGLLGYYRKFIPNLTKEIAPLITLLKAEYASVPKKQGDRNKADPNLKWGRDQERAFQKSKELVQSDTVLTHYDPSKPLLLQCDASPYGLGVVLSHVGTDGLEQPISFASRTLTRSEANYAQYEKEGLSVIFGVKKFHKYLYGRRFTIVTDHKPLLGIFGDTKPASPMASARLARWHMILSAYDYDIKYKEGKQHQNADALSRLPLADDETVWSHQSLAELDEQPPVQINMLDIDTRPVEADEVRRITKRDPVLARVTAYVMNGWPNPKSVPPELKAFAQKKEELSIEDDIILWGHRVVIPDNKQMRQRILDELHGTHPGIVKMKALARSFVWWPGIDKMLEEKVKTCTTCQEHQRSPPPAPIHPWEFPERPWSRIHIDYAYIDNQNVLIVVDAYTKWIEAIRVAHATAAATVTAMRRLFATYGIPETVVSDNGTQFVSEDFSNFLFNNNVEHVQTAPKHPSSNGLAERAVQTLKSGVKKTSGTSLEMRIQVFLMTYRITPQGTTMKTPSELMFKRRIRSRMDHVRPNLHKSVQKQQSAMKQAADKRSKMRQFKLNDTVLVKNFAAGPTWLRGIVTEKLNEVMYVIELQDGREVRRHVDHIRLYTISHGNDHDKEEMPDQNTNLQPEILIQQTQYPSQTTENPNMAPSTSESLISNTEQSIADTTAMSQQVQTESLSDSDGAVMPNMPNTKVMSERRMSNRKSKTPSKLRDFIVYH